The Candidatus Mycolicibacterium alkanivorans genome contains a region encoding:
- a CDS encoding acyl-CoA dehydrogenase yields the protein MSHYKSNVRDQEFNLFEVLGVDKALGQGEYSDLDADTVREMLGEMARLAEGPLAASFVEGDRNPPVFDPNTHSVTLPEPFKKSVKAFIDGGWDKVGLNEELGGMPMPKTLVWALHEHVLGANPAVWMYAGGAGFAQIVYHLGTEEQKKWAIKAAERGWGSTMVLTEPDAGSDVGAGRTKAVKQDDGSWHIDGVKRFITSADSDDMFENILHLVLARPEGAGPGTKGLSLFIVPKFLFDSKTGAPGERNGVFVTNVEHKMGLKISATCELTFGQHGIPAKGWLVGEVHEGIAQMFDVIEQARMMVGTKAIATLSTGYLNALEYAKERVQGADLTQMTDKAAPRVTITHHPDVRRSLMTQKAYAEGLRALYLYTSTYQDTAVAKAVQGVDADLAVKVNDLMLPIVKGVGSEQAYAKLTESLQTFGGSGFLQDYPIEQYIRDAKIDSLYEGTTAIQAQDFFFRKIIRDKGVALGYVAGQIGEFIKNESGNGRLKTERELLAKALEDVQAMAASMTGYLMAAQEDASSIYKVGLASVRFLMSVGDLVIGWLLQRQAAVAIAALDGGATGADRSFYEGKIAVASFFAKNFLPLLTSTRQVIETIDNEIMELDEAAF from the coding sequence GTGAGCCACTACAAAAGCAACGTACGTGACCAAGAGTTCAACCTTTTCGAGGTTCTCGGTGTCGACAAGGCACTGGGCCAGGGCGAGTACAGCGATCTCGACGCCGACACCGTGCGCGAGATGCTCGGTGAGATGGCCCGCCTGGCCGAGGGTCCGCTGGCAGCCTCCTTCGTCGAGGGTGACCGCAACCCGCCGGTCTTCGACCCCAACACCCATTCGGTGACCTTGCCGGAGCCGTTCAAGAAGTCGGTAAAGGCCTTCATCGACGGTGGCTGGGACAAGGTCGGCCTCAATGAAGAGCTCGGCGGCATGCCGATGCCCAAGACTCTGGTCTGGGCCCTGCACGAGCACGTGCTCGGCGCCAACCCTGCGGTGTGGATGTACGCCGGCGGCGCCGGTTTCGCCCAGATCGTCTACCACCTCGGCACCGAGGAGCAGAAAAAGTGGGCGATCAAGGCTGCCGAGCGCGGCTGGGGCTCGACCATGGTGCTGACCGAGCCGGACGCCGGCTCTGACGTCGGCGCCGGTCGCACCAAGGCCGTCAAGCAGGACGACGGTTCCTGGCACATCGACGGCGTCAAGCGCTTCATCACCTCTGCCGACTCCGACGACATGTTCGAGAACATCCTGCACCTGGTTCTGGCCCGCCCCGAGGGCGCAGGCCCGGGCACCAAGGGTCTGTCGCTGTTCATCGTGCCGAAGTTCCTCTTCGACTCCAAGACCGGCGCACCCGGCGAGCGCAACGGCGTGTTCGTCACGAACGTCGAGCACAAGATGGGCCTGAAGATCTCGGCCACCTGTGAGCTGACCTTCGGCCAGCACGGCATCCCGGCCAAGGGCTGGCTGGTCGGCGAGGTGCACGAGGGCATCGCGCAGATGTTCGACGTCATCGAGCAGGCCCGAATGATGGTGGGCACCAAGGCGATTGCCACGCTTTCCACCGGCTACCTCAACGCTCTGGAGTACGCCAAGGAGCGTGTGCAGGGTGCCGACCTGACCCAGATGACCGACAAGGCCGCGCCGCGCGTGACCATCACTCATCACCCGGACGTGCGTCGCAGCCTGATGACCCAGAAGGCCTACGCCGAGGGTCTGCGGGCGCTGTACCTCTACACCTCCACCTACCAGGACACCGCGGTGGCCAAGGCGGTTCAGGGTGTGGACGCCGATCTAGCGGTCAAGGTCAACGACCTGATGCTGCCGATCGTCAAGGGTGTCGGCTCCGAGCAGGCCTACGCCAAGCTCACCGAGAGCCTGCAGACCTTCGGTGGTTCCGGCTTCCTGCAGGACTACCCGATCGAGCAGTACATCCGCGACGCCAAGATCGACTCGCTCTACGAGGGCACCACCGCCATCCAGGCGCAGGACTTCTTCTTCCGGAAGATCATCCGCGACAAGGGTGTTGCGCTGGGCTACGTCGCCGGCCAGATCGGTGAGTTCATCAAGAACGAGTCGGGCAACGGCCGCCTGAAGACCGAGCGCGAACTGCTGGCCAAGGCGCTGGAGGACGTCCAGGCCATGGCGGCCTCGATGACCGGCTACCTGATGGCCGCGCAGGAGGACGCCTCGTCCATCTACAAGGTGGGCCTGGCCTCGGTGCGCTTCCTGATGAGCGTCGGCGACCTGGTCATCGGCTGGCTGCTGCAGCGTCAGGCTGCGGTTGCCATCGCGGCTCTCGACGGTGGTGCCACCGGTGCCGACCGCTCGTTCTACGAGGGCAAGATCGCCGTCGCCTCGTTCTTCGCCAAGAACTTCCTGCCGCTGCTGACCAGCACGCGTCAGGTGATCGAGACGATCGACAACGAGATCATGGAGCTCGACGAAGCGGCCTTCTAA
- a CDS encoding succinate dehydrogenase/fumarate reductase iron-sulfur subunit: MSYQANLKVWRGDDEGGGLHDFSVEVNEGEVVLDIIHRLQAEQAPDLAVRWNCKAGKCGSCSAEINGRPRLMCMTRMSTFGEADTITITPLRTFPVIRDLVTDVSFNYEKAREIPAFAPPKDLQPGEYRMAQIDVERSQEFRKCIECFLCQNVCHVVRDHEENKKEFAGPRFLMRIAELSMHPLDTLDRRDMAQEEFGLGYCNITKCCTEVCPEHIKITDNALIPMKERVVDRKYDPVVWLGNKLFGRTK, translated from the coding sequence GTGAGCTATCAGGCGAATCTGAAGGTTTGGCGCGGCGACGACGAGGGCGGCGGCCTGCACGACTTCTCGGTCGAGGTCAACGAGGGTGAGGTCGTGCTCGACATCATCCACCGACTGCAGGCCGAGCAGGCACCCGACCTCGCGGTGCGGTGGAACTGTAAGGCCGGCAAGTGCGGATCGTGTTCGGCGGAGATCAACGGCCGCCCGCGCCTGATGTGCATGACCCGGATGTCGACGTTTGGTGAGGCCGACACCATCACCATCACCCCGCTGCGCACCTTCCCGGTGATCCGCGACCTGGTGACGGACGTGTCGTTCAACTACGAGAAGGCCCGCGAGATCCCCGCGTTCGCGCCGCCGAAGGATCTGCAGCCCGGCGAGTACCGGATGGCCCAGATCGACGTGGAGCGCTCGCAAGAGTTCCGCAAGTGCATCGAGTGCTTCCTGTGCCAGAACGTCTGCCACGTGGTGCGTGACCACGAGGAGAACAAGAAGGAGTTCGCCGGCCCGCGCTTCCTGATGCGGATCGCCGAGCTGTCCATGCACCCGCTGGACACCCTCGACCGGCGCGACATGGCTCAGGAGGAGTTCGGTCTCGGCTACTGCAACATCACCAAGTGCTGCACCGAGGTGTGCCCCGAGCACATCAAGATCACCGACAACGCGCTGATCCCGATGAAGGAACGCGTGGTGGACCGCAAGTATGACCCGGTGGTCTGGCTCGGCAACAAGCTGTTCGGGCGAACGAAGTGA
- a CDS encoding flavin reductase family protein yields MSSTNLSPNSLREAFGHFPAGVIAIAAEVAGTRVGLAASTFVPVSLDPPLVSFCVQNTSETWPKLQGAPVLGISVLGESHDVAVRTLAAKTGDRFAGLETVSSLAGAVFVQGTAVWLESAIEQLVPAGDHTIVILRINDITVHDDVPPIVFHRSTFRRLGS; encoded by the coding sequence ATGAGCAGCACGAACCTGAGCCCGAACTCCCTGCGTGAAGCTTTCGGTCACTTCCCCGCGGGTGTGATCGCGATTGCCGCCGAAGTGGCTGGCACCCGAGTGGGGTTGGCCGCATCGACATTCGTCCCGGTGTCGCTGGATCCGCCGCTGGTGTCGTTCTGTGTGCAGAACACCTCGGAGACGTGGCCGAAACTCCAGGGCGCGCCGGTGCTGGGCATCAGCGTGCTGGGCGAGAGCCACGACGTCGCGGTGCGGACCCTGGCCGCCAAGACTGGTGACCGGTTCGCCGGTCTGGAGACGGTGTCCTCACTGGCGGGTGCGGTCTTCGTGCAGGGCACCGCGGTGTGGCTGGAGAGCGCCATTGAGCAGCTCGTCCCGGCTGGCGATCACACGATCGTGATCCTGCGGATCAACGACATTACGGTCCACGACGACGTGCCGCCGATCGTCTTTCACCGCAGCACTTTTCGCAGGCTGGGCAGTTAG
- a CDS encoding acetyl-CoA C-acetyltransferase, whose amino-acid sequence MASNSHNPRRVAVLGGNRIPFARSDGAYAEASNQDMFTAALDGLVDRFGLAGERLGAVIGGAVVKHSRDFNLMRESVLGSALSPYTPAIDLQQACGTGLQAAIAAADGIAAGRYEVAAAGGGDTTSDAPIGLGDNLRRTLLGLRRARSNVERLRLIGKLPAALGVEIPANGEPRTGLSMGEHAAITAKQMGIKRTDQDALAAASHRNMAAAYDRGFFDDLVTPFLGVYRDNNLRADSSAEKLAKLKPVFGVKNGDATMTAGNSTPLTDGASVALLASEEWAESHSLTPLAYFVDSETAAVDYVNGADGLLMAPTYAVPRLLARNGLSLQDFDFYEIHEAFASVVLAHLQAWESEEYCKERLGLDAALGSIDRSKLNVNGSSLAAGHPFAATGGRIVAQLAKQLAEKKAETGRPVRGLISICAAGGQGVTAILEA is encoded by the coding sequence ACTCGACGGCCTGGTGGACCGGTTCGGCCTTGCCGGCGAGCGCCTCGGCGCGGTGATCGGCGGTGCGGTCGTCAAGCACAGCCGGGACTTCAACCTGATGCGCGAGAGCGTTCTGGGCAGCGCACTGTCGCCCTACACCCCCGCCATCGACCTTCAGCAGGCCTGCGGCACGGGATTGCAGGCTGCCATCGCCGCGGCCGACGGGATCGCCGCGGGCCGCTATGAGGTCGCCGCCGCCGGCGGCGGCGACACCACCTCCGACGCGCCGATCGGGCTGGGCGACAACCTGCGCCGCACCCTGCTGGGGCTGCGCCGGGCCAGGTCCAATGTCGAGCGCTTGAGGTTGATCGGCAAGCTGCCCGCCGCCCTTGGTGTGGAGATTCCCGCCAACGGCGAGCCGCGTACCGGCCTGTCGATGGGCGAGCACGCGGCAATCACCGCCAAGCAGATGGGCATCAAGCGCACCGATCAGGACGCGTTGGCCGCAGCCAGCCATCGCAACATGGCCGCCGCCTATGACCGGGGATTCTTCGACGACCTGGTGACCCCGTTCCTGGGCGTCTACCGCGACAACAACCTGCGGGCGGACTCCAGCGCCGAGAAGCTGGCCAAGCTCAAGCCGGTGTTCGGCGTCAAGAACGGCGACGCCACCATGACGGCGGGTAACTCCACGCCGCTGACCGACGGCGCCTCGGTGGCCCTGCTGGCCAGCGAGGAGTGGGCCGAATCACATTCATTGACCCCGTTGGCCTACTTCGTGGACTCCGAGACCGCCGCGGTGGACTACGTCAACGGCGCCGACGGCCTGCTGATGGCACCCACCTACGCGGTGCCGCGACTGCTGGCGCGCAACGGCCTGAGTTTGCAGGATTTCGACTTCTACGAGATTCATGAAGCCTTCGCATCGGTCGTGCTCGCACACCTGCAGGCCTGGGAGTCCGAGGAGTACTGCAAGGAACGTCTTGGTCTCGACGCGGCGCTGGGCAGCATCGATCGGTCCAAGCTCAACGTCAACGGGTCCTCGCTGGCTGCAGGCCACCCCTTCGCCGCGACCGGCGGCCGCATCGTCGCTCAGTTGGCCAAGCAGCTCGCCGAGAAGAAGGCCGAGACCGGTCGGCCGGTGCGCGGACTGATTTCGATCTGCGCTGCCGGCGGCCAGGGCGTGACGGCGATTCTAGAGGCCTGA